Genomic DNA from Cyanobacteria bacterium FACHB-DQ100:
CAACGTTGGGATATGAGGTTGTAGTTGCGGCTGTACCGCCATTAATTGAGGCGTTGCGGCGCGATCCAGTGGCGGCGATTCGCAGTAATTGCGCGTGGTCGCTGGGTGAGTTATGCCGCGAAATGCCCTCGAATGTGGTATACGCAACCGCGATCGATGCCTTGATTGAAGCGTTTGCGGAAGACGAAGATAGCGGAGTGCGTGAGGATGCAAAAGCCTCAATGCTGAAGGTTGGCGATGCACGAGGCTTGCAGGTGATTGAGACGCTAGAGCAAGAGGATTGGTTCTAGTCTGCGTTTTGAATCGCGCGGCAGCACTGTTCGATCGATTGCCTTTCCCGCAGTGCTGTCACAAGCGCATCGTAAGCCGCTTGATGGTTCTGCAAAAGCTCTTTGGCTCTGAGAATCGATAATCGCTCACGTTGGGGCAGCTCAGAAGCGGGAATGCCTAACTTCACTAACGTCTGACGAAATTTTTGGCGATCGTCCGTCCCGCCCTCAGAATTTCCAAAGGCTAACTGCTCTGCCGCAATTCCCGCCATCCACACCGTACAATAACGCTCGATCAGTTGAGCCGACAGCTTGCCTTGCTTTAATTCCGATTCAAGTTCTTGCGTGTCAAACTGCACGCCGCCTTGCCCGGATCGACCTTGTCGAAAGGCTTCCCAAGCGTTCAAGGTATAGCTCACAACCGGAATTTCAAGCTGTTGCGCTGTAAGAAAATGTCCGGCTTCGTGGCGTAGAACGCGATCGCGATATTCTGGTGAAAAACTGGCGAACCAGTCGAGCGCGATTGAGCCAAATTTCCCCTGCAATTGAAACGAATCCAGCGTCGCCAGTCCCAAAATGCTGAAGGCTGCGATCGCGGGAACCGCAGGTGGAATGTGCAGCAGTGGACTGAGCAACGTCGAAAGCGTCATGCCAAAAATACCAATGGCAACGAGATTTAGAGCCGTTTGATTCATGGTGAGGGACTGGGAGAAGGGGAAGCTTGCTGTTGCTGAAACTCTTTCGATTTGTAGAAGGTTTCTAAACTGGCTTTATCTCCGACAAACCGCCAATGCCAGGGTTCATAAGTTACCCCCTGCTTGTTTCCTTTGGGAAAAGACAACTCAAAGTTAAATCGGGTAGCATTCTTGCTGAGCCACTGAAACGCGGGCGTTTTTTCAAAATCTGGACTGAGATTCGTGGCAGGAACATTGCCATCCCCGATGTCGATCGCATAACCCGTGTGATGTTCACTGTATCCGGGTGGGGCGCTCACTAAAGCCCGCTCCTGTAGCGTTTGCGATCGCTCTGCTTTGATCTCGAAATAAATTTGCTGTTGTGCGCTAATTGATCGAAATGCTGAAATCGGATTCAGAATGACTTCTTCTGCACTCGCTGCTGCCGCCATCTCTCGAAACGCTCTTGCAGCAGGACTCCGCATCTTCATGGCTCCATCGGCGCTGATGGGTTCTAACTCAGATTTTGGCGCTTCAGGATAGGCAAAATGATTGAGAAGGCGCTCATCTGCGGATTGGGGACTGAGCGAAGCAGCCGGAGAAGGAGATGCTGCGACAGTGGGATTGCTGCGAGTTTGTGCAGCTTGATACGCAAACCAGCCGCCGCCAGACAGCAGCGCGATCGTACCGAATCCCCCCAGCCCCCATAGCCAGGGAAGCAGTTGAGATTTCGGTTTAGCTAATTCAACCACCGTTTCACGTTCCGCGATCGGGATATCGTCAAACGATGGCGGATCCTGCTGCGACTTTCCCGGTTGGCTGGCGTTACTCAAAACGTCATCTCCTCAACGTTACTTTACATAGTATGTCAGGTGAACGAATGATCGCACATTAGAGACGCGCCAAGAAGCCGTAGTTCCCCGTACAACGCTGCCAATTATTGTCCTGTATACTGAACCCGATAAATTCGATTGTTTGCTTCGTCGGTAAATAAAAGACTGCCATCATTTAGAACGAGCAATCCAACCGGCCTACCCCAAGTCGTTGGGATTTTTGGATCAAGTAGAAATCCAGTGAGAAAGTCTTCGTACTGCCCTTGAGGCCGACCCTCGCTAAACGGCACGAACACGATTTTATACCCGGTTCCTTGTGAACGATTCCACGATCCTCGGAAGGCGACAAACGCACCGTTGCGATACTTTTCTGGAAAGGTATTGCCTGTATAAAAGCGCAGTCCTAATGCAGCAGAATGCGCCTCAAATAAAACATCAGGAGTGCGAGTCTTTGCCGCGAGATCAGGACGAGTGCTCTTACCATCGGCTTTCAGGTGACGGGGATCTAGACGATCGGGGCTGAGATAAGCGTAGGGCCAGCCGTAGAATGCGCCCGCTTCGACCTGAGTGAGATAATCGGGGACTAAGCCATCTCCGAGGTTGTCACGTTCGTTTACCGTGGCGAATAATGTTCCAGTTTGGGGGTTGAAGTCGAGTCCAACTGGATTTCTCAGCCCAGCGGCAAAGGTCTGCCGATCGCTCCCGTCTAAATTCATCACCTGAATCGAGGCGCGGGGTAAAGGTTCTTCATCGGCATTTGATCGCGATCCGACAGAAACGTAAAGCTTCTGTCCGTCAGGGGATGCTACAACATTTCTCGTCCAGTGCTGGTTATACCCTTGTCCTGGAAGCTCTGTAATTTTTTCGCCTCGTCCTGAAATTTGATTATTTACGTAGGGAAACCGTAGAACTGCGTCAGTGTTGCCGACAAAAAACGAATCACCTGCAAACGTCATTCCAAGCGGTAAATTTAATCCGTTTTCGGCGGTGGCAAAGGGTCTACGGCTAAACACAGCACCATCTCGGTGCTGAAGCAGCATAATCCGGTTTTGGCGAGTTTCAGTCACCAAGACCTCGCCGTTCGGAGTAAGTGCTAGCCAGCGCGGTCGATCGAGTCCTTCGGCAAAGACATTGACCGTGAATCCTGCCGGAACCCGCAGCACCGGATTGTCTGGAACGGGCACGACAGATGGAGGCTTTGAAGCTCTATCTGGCTGACTCGGCGGTGGAAGTTGCGCCAAATTCACTCGGAGCGGCTGCGGTTCAAGCACTTCTGTGCGAATTGTGCGGCTTGGGGTAGAAGAAGCCTGTGCGGGTCGAGGCTCGCTTCCCGTTTCAGAAGGTTGCGTTGTGCAGGCACTTAATGCTGCGATCGCCAGCAGCATTGCAGCGAAGGCACTTTTAGAAGAACGAATCAGCATGAAGGCAGGAAAACAGTGCAGTTTCTAGCGTACAGATAGAAACACAATTTGACATCTTTGACGAGGTAGATGTTGCTAATCCTGAAGCCTTTTGCAGAACTGATTGGGAATCGCACATAAACCGCTCAACAAAGTGGGGATTCTTCTTGCATTCTTGCCGGTTCCCCGATACGATGAGAATCGAAGAAAAATACGTAAACATTAGCGACAAACCGTAGAATAAGGAGAACACAATGAAGGGTTGGCGGTTCCAGACACAGTGGGCGAAGACTGCCCAAAGATTTCAAGCATTTTGGACACCTCGATCGCTACGCAAATCAGTCTCACTCTTTGTGATTGGGGTGAGCTTGAGCTTTGCGATCGCGGCTTGCGGGGGTGGCAATGATGCTTCAACGCCTGCTGCTGGAGGAAATGCCAGTCCGGTTTCCAATTCAGCAAAAGATGTTGAATTGACGCTAGTAAGCTACGCGATTCCGAAAGCGGCGCACGATGCAATTATTCCTAAATTTGTCGAGCAGTGGAAAAGAGAGAAAGGTCAAAACGTTACCTTTAAGCAAAGTTATGGGGGTTCTGGTTCTCAAACCCGCGCGGTGATCGACGGTTTAGAAGCCGACATTACGCATTTGGCGTTAGCCGCCGACACCGAGAAGCTGGTCAAAGCTGGACTGGTGAATTCAGGCTGGGAAGCCAGAGTGTCGAATAATGGCACGGTGGCGAAAACGGTAGCAGCGATCGTCGTGCGTCCCGGCAATCCCAAAAATGTTAAAACCTTCCAAGATTTGACCCGCGATGATGTGAAATGGGTCACGGCTGATCCGAAAACCTCAGGTGGCGCACGCTGGAATTTCCTAGTGTTGTGGAATGATGCCCTCAAACGCAACAATAATGATGAAGCGAAAGCGAAAGAGTTTGTGACTCAGGCCTACAAGAATGTGGCAGTGTTGGCGAAAGATGCTCGCGAATCAACTGACGCTTTTGCGAAACAAGGTCAAGGGGATGCGTTGATTCAGTATGAAAACGAAGTCATTCTGGCGAAGCAAAAGGGAGAAGCGCTCGATTATGTTGCGCCCGACGTGAATATCTCGATCGATACTCCGGTGGCTATCGTGGATAAAAACGTAGACAAGCATGGAACCCGCGAGGTGGCTGAAGCCTTTGCAAAGTTCTTGTTTACTCCCGAAGCCCAGGCTGAATTTCTCAAGCTCGGCTTCCGTCCGCTCGATAGTGCTGCTGGAACGAAAGCGGATACGGCAAAACTGCCTCCTGTAACGAAATTGTCATCCATTCAGGATTTTGGTGGCTGGAGCAACGTGCAGACGAAATTCTTTGAAGATGGCGGCGTATTTGATCAGACGCTCGCTGCCTCCAAACAATAGTAGAGTTGATAGTTGATCCGCGATCGCGAAGCGTAGTGTAACTCTCGCTCTTGACGATCGCGGAATTTCTCATTTGGAGTGATTGATGATGGTTGCTTCCAGTCCTACAGGATCTGAGAAAGTCCCAGTTTGGAAAATGATGGTTCGATCGATTGTGCAAGCTCCATGGACGTGGCGCATCATGATCGGGTATCTCGCCGTGATGCTGTTTGTGCCTGTTACCGCAATGTTCTTAAGGGCATCGACGGTTGGCGTGGAGAGATTTTGGCAAATTGCAACCAGTCCGATCGCGCTTGCTACGTATGACATTACGTTTACAACTTCACTGATTGCAGCATTAATCAATGGTGTGTTTGGCACATTGATTGCTTGGGTGTTAGTTCGCTATGACTTTCCGCTCAAGCGATTTATTGATGCGTCGGTTGATTTACCGTTTGCGTTGCCCACTGCGGTAGCGGGGTTAACGTTAGCCACGGTTTACAGCGAGAATGGCTGGATCGGTTCGCTGCTTACACCCTTTGGAATCAAAGTCGCATTCACACGATTAGGAGTGGGAGTTGCGATGATCTTTATCTCATTACCGTTTGTGATTCGCACCGTGCAGCCTGTACTCGCTGAAATGGAAAAAGAAATCGAGGAAGCGGCTTGGAGCTTGGGCGCGTCAGATTGGCAAACGTTTCGGTATGTGATTCTGCCGCCGTTGTTGCCTGCAATCATAACGGGTGTGGCGCTAGGATTCTCGCGTGCAGTCGGTGAATATGGCTCAACGGTGATCATTGCTTCAAATACACCGTTTAAAGATCTAATTGCGCCTGTGTTAATTTTCCAGCGTCTTGAGCAATACGATTATGCGGGCGCAACTGTGATCGGAATTGTGTTGCTGTTTATTTCGTTAGTGATGCTGTTGGGCTTGAACCTCTTGCAAGCTTGGGGTCGTCGCTACGATACAGGTTCTTCAACTCGACGAGTAGGACATTAATCATGAGTACGATCGTTTCTTCGCCCCGCTCTAAATCAGGAGCGAAAAAGAAAACTGAGTGGGTGCCGATCGTGCTGATTACGATCGCGATCGGGTTTCTCGCTCTGATTATTTACATTCCTGCGATTAACGTTTTTTACCAAGCGTTTAGGAAGGGAATGGGGCCATTTCTGGCAAATATACGGCAGCCGAATTTTATTACTGCGGTGAGATTAACGATCGCACTGGCAGCCATCTCAGTCCCGCTGAATACCATTTTTGGACTGTGTGCAGCCTGGGCACTGGCGCGGAAACAGTTTCGCGGTCGTACACTGTTGCTTAGCATCATCGATTTGCCGTTTGCCATCTCGCCTGTGGTTGCTGGGTTAATGCTGGTGTTGCTGTATGGGCGAAATGGTTGGTTTGGACCTGCCCTGCAAGCGGCAGATATCAAGATTATCTTTGCGTTTCCGGGGATGGTGTTGGCGACGATGTTTGTGAGCTTGCCGTTTGTGGCGCGGGAAGTGATCCCGGTGCTAGAGGAAATTGGTCCAGAGCAAGAAGAAGCAGCAAGCACACTGGGAGCTAGTAACTGGCAGACTTTTTGGCGGGTCACATTACCCAGTATTCGTTGGGGATTGCTTTATGGGTTGATTTTGACCAACGCAAGGGCAATGGGCGAATTTGGTGCGGTGTCGGTTGTGTCTGGGAACTTAGCTGGAAAGACGCAGAGTTTGCCGTTGTTTGTGGAAGAAGAGTACAAGCAATATGCGACTGAATCAGCTTACTCGGCGGCGGTATTGTTGGCGCTGTTAGCAGTAGTAACGTTGGTGGTGAAGGAGATTATGCAGCGTAAAACGCGGGTTCAAGATGAGCAGGAATAGGAAATCATCGCGCTAAGTGTTCTTCAATCAAGCATTGGTGCTTCGTTTTAGGCGGTCTCAGCCCCCTGGATCTTTTATTCTGGGGGATTTTGAGAAAGATGAAGAAGGCTCGATCTCTAGAACGCTCTAATCGCAAAGTTGAGAAATGCTTTCTCAAGCAGAATCGAGCCAATGAAAGTCTTAATTAATCTCCTTAAAGTTCCCCACTCGTGGGGGATTTGGGGGTACAATCCACCCAAACCGAAGCAAAAAAAATCAGGGCGTAATACCCTGATCCATGTGAAGCGTTTATCAACGGAAACCTAAAAATCTATAAAAACATCCGAGAAGCGAACTTCTCAAAATTTGCTTGTGTTTGATGAAGGAGCTGTTCTCGACTATCTGGCGTATTCGTTAAGCTAGGAACTAGATTCCGGGCTTGAAGCGCCATATGCAATTGGAGATGAGCAACATACTCGCTGAATTCTTCTTGGGAAGCTGATTGTGTCAACGAGGTTTTTAATAACTCTGATGTGCGCGAATCCAAAGTGTTCTCTCCTAGACGATCGACAAATTACCGTCGGTGGTAGTCGAACGAAGCTGAATCATCCGACAGATTGATTATTCCAGCAAAGTTAGGGTTTGCGCCACACTTCTTCAAAGATGTTTACGTTATTCATTAAATTTTCTGATCAAACCTTCGATTCCTTCAACGATCAAGATCTTCGTGCTTAACTTTTGCTCAAGTTCTTCGACGCTCATATCGTCGAGAAATACAGCCTCACCCTGCTTGAGCATCACAGACGGCAACAGAATGCCATCGCCTAAATTCTGCCCCTGAAGCGCAATCAAGATGTCTCGACCCGTGAGCAATCCGGTTACAGTAATGCTTTGCCCCCAGTAATCGCTGTTGAGGGCAACCATGCGAACGGTTAAGCCTTCGACTTGATTGAAGCGATCGAGCAGTGGCATAAAGGCTTTCTCAACTGCATTTCCCAGAACCCAAATATAACTTCGACTACGTGTAACTTTCTTTGGCAATCGTTTTGCTGCCGTCTCAAATTCTTTTAAAAACAGACGAATGGAACCGACTCCGTTTCCAATCTGCGGATAGTCTCCGTAGTCTGCTTCAGGCGGTAAGTCCATTCCCGCGATCAAAAACCACTCGTCGGCTAACCAAACGATCGTCGCTCCGTATTCTTTCCGAAATCGGGCTTGCAGTGCTTGAACTTGGGCGATCACCTCTCGCGCCTTCTCTGGTGAAACGGGAATTAATTCATCTTCAGTTGGGCGAAATCGAGTTAAACCGACCGGGACAACCGCGATCGATGCCACCGCCGGAATTTCTTCTTTATGAAACTGGGCGAGATCTTCGATCGTCCGGGTGAGATGTTCGCCGTCATTAATTCCAGGACACAATACAACTTGAGCATGAACCTGTAAAAGCCGCTCTTGGAACCAGTGCAATTGCTCCAAGATTTGCCCTGCGCGGAGGTTCTTGAGCAAGCGAATTCTCACCTCTGGCTCCGTCGCATGAACCGAAACATAGAGCGGCGAAAGCCTCATGCGCTCAATTCGACTCCATTCGCGCTGAGTCAGGTTGGTTAGGGTGAGATAGCTTCCGTAGAGAAAGCTCAGTCGATAGTCATCATCTTTGAAGTAAAGACTTTCCCGCTTTCCGGGGGGCTGTTGGTCAATAAAGCAGAATGGACAGCGATTTGTACACTGCATCAAGCCATCAAACAAGGCTGTGTCGAACTCTAAGCCCAGATCCTCATCGTAATCTTTCTCGATCTCGATGTGATGGGTTTTGCCTTTCTGATCCAGCACTTCGAGTTCTATGAATTCGTCTGCACATAGAAACTGATAATCAATCAAATCGCGGGGCTTTTCACCGTTGATCGACACAACTCGATCGCCCGCTTCAAACCCAATTTCTTCTGCGATCGACCCTGATAATACACGGGTGATTAAAGCTGGACGGATAGAAAGCTCGCTCATGACTCGAAATTACACGGCTTTTCTAGTCTAAACTTCCTTCAAAACCTTTGTGGCGATCGCAAGCAACAACGTAATACCCAACGCCAAACGATACCAAACAAAGACCCAGGTACTCTGACGCTGAAGGAATTTCAACAACCAAGCGATCGATAAATACGAAAAGATAAACGCCGATACAACGCCCACAAGCAGCGGTAAACCTTTATCGGCTTCTTGTAGCACGTCTTGCGCTTGAACGAGAGTTGCAATTGCTAGCGTTGGAATGCCTAGTAAAAATGAAAATCGTGCGGCGGTCTCTCGACGCAATCCAAGAAATAACGCTGCGGTTAAAGTCGAACCCGATCGCGAAGCTCCGGGCAGCAAAGCAATCATTTGTCCTAAACCTACGAGAATTCCATCTTTAATCTCCAGTTCATCAAAGCCGCGTTTCCGAGTTCCAATTTTCTCTGCCAATCCAAGTAAAAGCGACATGACGATCGACATCGTGGCGATAATCATCACGCTTTCTGGCAGCATATTTAATTTCTTCAGCACAAAGCCCACTCCCAGTGCTGGAATTGTGCCGATCGCAATACCGACCAAAATTTTCCATTCCTCGCGATTCCAGTCTTTGCGCTTAAATGCCGTCAATGCGCCTGACAGAATTGCCCGGATATCTTTCCAGAAGTAAATCACTACGGCAATCACGCTGCCGAATTGAATCGCATCGATCGCGGCTTTATTCCATTGATTCTGCCAGCCGAAGATGTCTGTAAAAATAATCAAATGAGCGGTACTACTAATTGGCAAAAACTCTGTAATGCCTTGAACCAAGCCCAGCACAATGCCTTGAAACAAAGCAAAAAGACCATCGACCTGATTTGCGACGAGAAAAACTGGCATCATGCGCTTCCTTAAACCTACTGAGGGACAACACTCTCGCTGTGAGTTTACAGCCTTTCTAAAAAATGCTGATGATCAATTCCGAAATTCTTCAGCGATTTCCGTAAAATTCCACTACGATTAGAGGTATCCCCCCAGGGGGTATCCGCCGAAAGGAATGATTCAGCCTTTTCGATTGACAGCCTGAAGATTTCCTATGGTAGTGTTAAGTTAAGTTAACAAAATTAACAGGTTTAAGAATCCTTGCTTACCTATCCGCCCCATTCCAAAACCACCTACTCTCCAGAGGCTGAAGTGATTGCGGTTTCTGAATCTTCTTTCGTTGAGTGCTCTGCTCCCCCCCGTGGGCTTCTCATTTTCGGTGCATCGGTCTTTTTAGTTTCGGTTCCCGTTTTTTTTGAAGCTCCCCTTGTACGATCGCTCCCTCTCCTCTGCCTGATGCTAACTTCAGTCTGGGTTTGGCTCTCGATCGCACTTTCCGCAAAACCTCACACAAAGCACTGGGGCGAACTCCTCACAGGATTTACCTGGACTTGGTTGGCTGGATCGCTCTACTGGGGCTGGATGCGCTGGGAACCGACGCTGCACCTTCCGATCGAAGCGATTGGATTACCGATCGCGATTTGGGGTCTCAGACAAAATTGGTGCAAGCTGGGAAACTTCTTCTACTTAGGCTCGCTGTTTGGGACTGCACTCACCGATCTTTACTTTTATCTTACGGATCTAATTCCCTACTGGCGCAAACTCATGCAGGTTGAACCCGATGCCGTTCAGCCTGTCTTTCAGCAAGCTCTGATTCAGATGTACACACCGTCGGGTATCTTCTGGGTGATTGTACTAGCAGCTTCATTACTCATTGTTGGTATGGCTTCGCTACGAATGAAAACAGCACCTTGGATTGCGTTTGGTGGCGCGGTGCTGAGTACAATCTTGGTTGACAGCTTATTTTGGGTTGCAGCGACCCTGGCATAGCTACTTAGAGTTCATGAATTTCTTCTAAGTAGCTACGCCAGAATTGCGGAAATTACGGGCAAAAATAATTTACCTTACTTTCATATTCCAAGCGCTACTACTGAAACATTTCCGCGTTGAGCGTTGCATCATAAGGGAGGATGCACTCTTTCCTTGTTGAGCCTGTGGTCATTCTCCAACCCATTCCCCACCTTGTGCTGCACAGCAGCGATCTGAATAGCCGCCAGCTTCCGT
This window encodes:
- the cysT gene encoding sulfate ABC transporter permease subunit CysT; translated protein: MMVASSPTGSEKVPVWKMMVRSIVQAPWTWRIMIGYLAVMLFVPVTAMFLRASTVGVERFWQIATSPIALATYDITFTTSLIAALINGVFGTLIAWVLVRYDFPLKRFIDASVDLPFALPTAVAGLTLATVYSENGWIGSLLTPFGIKVAFTRLGVGVAMIFISLPFVIRTVQPVLAEMEKEIEEAAWSLGASDWQTFRYVILPPLLPAIITGVALGFSRAVGEYGSTVIIASNTPFKDLIAPVLIFQRLEQYDYAGATVIGIVLLFISLVMLLGLNLLQAWGRRYDTGSSTRRVGH
- a CDS encoding undecaprenyl-diphosphate phosphatase translates to MMPVFLVANQVDGLFALFQGIVLGLVQGITEFLPISSTAHLIIFTDIFGWQNQWNKAAIDAIQFGSVIAVVIYFWKDIRAILSGALTAFKRKDWNREEWKILVGIAIGTIPALGVGFVLKKLNMLPESVMIIATMSIVMSLLLGLAEKIGTRKRGFDELEIKDGILVGLGQMIALLPGASRSGSTLTAALFLGLRRETAARFSFLLGIPTLAIATLVQAQDVLQEADKGLPLLVGVVSAFIFSYLSIAWLLKFLQRQSTWVFVWYRLALGITLLLAIATKVLKEV
- a CDS encoding sulfate ABC transporter substrate-binding protein yields the protein MKGWRFQTQWAKTAQRFQAFWTPRSLRKSVSLFVIGVSLSFAIAACGGGNDASTPAAGGNASPVSNSAKDVELTLVSYAIPKAAHDAIIPKFVEQWKREKGQNVTFKQSYGGSGSQTRAVIDGLEADITHLALAADTEKLVKAGLVNSGWEARVSNNGTVAKTVAAIVVRPGNPKNVKTFQDLTRDDVKWVTADPKTSGGARWNFLVLWNDALKRNNNDEAKAKEFVTQAYKNVAVLAKDARESTDAFAKQGQGDALIQYENEVILAKQKGEALDYVAPDVNISIDTPVAIVDKNVDKHGTREVAEAFAKFLFTPEAQAEFLKLGFRPLDSAAGTKADTAKLPPVTKLSSIQDFGGWSNVQTKFFEDGGVFDQTLAASKQ
- the cysW gene encoding sulfate ABC transporter permease subunit CysW, whose protein sequence is MSTIVSSPRSKSGAKKKTEWVPIVLITIAIGFLALIIYIPAINVFYQAFRKGMGPFLANIRQPNFITAVRLTIALAAISVPLNTIFGLCAAWALARKQFRGRTLLLSIIDLPFAISPVVAGLMLVLLYGRNGWFGPALQAADIKIIFAFPGMVLATMFVSLPFVAREVIPVLEEIGPEQEEAASTLGASNWQTFWRVTLPSIRWGLLYGLILTNARAMGEFGAVSVVSGNLAGKTQSLPLFVEEEYKQYATESAYSAAVLLALLAVVTLVVKEIMQRKTRVQDEQE
- a CDS encoding TIGR03279 family radical SAM protein gives rise to the protein MSELSIRPALITRVLSGSIAEEIGFEAGDRVVSINGEKPRDLIDYQFLCADEFIELEVLDQKGKTHHIEIEKDYDEDLGLEFDTALFDGLMQCTNRCPFCFIDQQPPGKRESLYFKDDDYRLSFLYGSYLTLTNLTQREWSRIERMRLSPLYVSVHATEPEVRIRLLKNLRAGQILEQLHWFQERLLQVHAQVVLCPGINDGEHLTRTIEDLAQFHKEEIPAVASIAVVPVGLTRFRPTEDELIPVSPEKAREVIAQVQALQARFRKEYGATIVWLADEWFLIAGMDLPPEADYGDYPQIGNGVGSIRLFLKEFETAAKRLPKKVTRSRSYIWVLGNAVEKAFMPLLDRFNQVEGLTVRMVALNSDYWGQSITVTGLLTGRDILIALQGQNLGDGILLPSVMLKQGEAVFLDDMSVEELEQKLSTKILIVEGIEGLIRKFNE
- a CDS encoding D-alanyl-D-alanine carboxypeptidase family protein produces the protein MSNASQPGKSQQDPPSFDDIPIAERETVVELAKPKSQLLPWLWGLGGFGTIALLSGGGWFAYQAAQTRSNPTVAASPSPAASLSPQSADERLLNHFAYPEAPKSELEPISADGAMKMRSPAARAFREMAAAASAEEVILNPISAFRSISAQQQIYFEIKAERSQTLQERALVSAPPGYSEHHTGYAIDIGDGNVPATNLSPDFEKTPAFQWLSKNATRFNFELSFPKGNKQGVTYEPWHWRFVGDKASLETFYKSKEFQQQQASPSPSPSP
- a CDS encoding sorbosone dehydrogenase family protein, with protein sequence MLLAIAALSACTTQPSETGSEPRPAQASSTPSRTIRTEVLEPQPLRVNLAQLPPPSQPDRASKPPSVVPVPDNPVLRVPAGFTVNVFAEGLDRPRWLALTPNGEVLVTETRQNRIMLLQHRDGAVFSRRPFATAENGLNLPLGMTFAGDSFFVGNTDAVLRFPYVNNQISGRGEKITELPGQGYNQHWTRNVVASPDGQKLYVSVGSRSNADEEPLPRASIQVMNLDGSDRQTFAAGLRNPVGLDFNPQTGTLFATVNERDNLGDGLVPDYLTQVEAGAFYGWPYAYLSPDRLDPRHLKADGKSTRPDLAAKTRTPDVLFEAHSAALGLRFYTGNTFPEKYRNGAFVAFRGSWNRSQGTGYKIVFVPFSEGRPQGQYEDFLTGFLLDPKIPTTWGRPVGLLVLNDGSLLFTDEANNRIYRVQYTGQ
- a CDS encoding DUF3120 domain-containing protein — translated: MLTYPPHSKTTYSPEAEVIAVSESSFVECSAPPRGLLIFGASVFLVSVPVFFEAPLVRSLPLLCLMLTSVWVWLSIALSAKPHTKHWGELLTGFTWTWLAGSLYWGWMRWEPTLHLPIEAIGLPIAIWGLRQNWCKLGNFFYLGSLFGTALTDLYFYLTDLIPYWRKLMQVEPDAVQPVFQQALIQMYTPSGIFWVIVLAASLLIVGMASLRMKTAPWIAFGGAVLSTILVDSLFWVAATLA
- a CDS encoding ATP-dependent Zn protease, translated to MNQTALNLVAIGIFGMTLSTLLSPLLHIPPAVPAIAAFSILGLATLDSFQLQGKFGSIALDWFASFSPEYRDRVLRHEAGHFLTAQQLEIPVVSYTLNAWEAFRQGRSGQGGVQFDTQELESELKQGKLSAQLIERYCTVWMAGIAAEQLAFGNSEGGTDDRQKFRQTLVKLGIPASELPQRERLSILRAKELLQNHQAAYDALVTALRERQSIEQCCRAIQNAD